The Clostridia bacterium genome segment CAAGAAGGTAGTAACCTTCACCACCCCGCATCTATCTGAGTACGCCCTGATGGAGTACCACAAGACCTTTAACGATGTGGCAGGCTCCTTTGCCAAGGCTGACATCGAGTACCTGGCTTCCCGGCACATCATCTACGGGGTGACCGATACCAAGTTCGACCCCTTGGGCAACATCACCCGGGCCCAGTTCTGCGCCCTGGTAGCTCGGGCCCTGAACCTGCAGGCCTCTTCCAGTGCCCCTAGCTTCAAGGATGTATCCGGAAGCTACTGGGCGGCCAAAGAGATTCAGGCTGCAGCCCAAGCCGGCATCGTCAAGGGCTACACCGACGGTACCTTTAAGCCCGATCAATTCATCAACCGGGAGCAACTGGCGGCCATGGTGGCCCGGGCCCTGGTTTACTCCGGTGGCGGTACTTTGCCCGCTCCCGAGCAGGCCAAGACCATCCTCAACCGCTTCCAGGACCAAAACCGCATCACTTCTGGCCTAGCCCGGGAAGTAGCGCTAGCGGCCGATAGGGGCATCGTCCTT includes the following:
- a CDS encoding S-layer homology domain-containing protein, with the protein product MTVSYDPASVTNPDFLGAYRYNPDTKMKWDYLGGKVDKDKKVVTFTTPHLSEYALMEYHKTFNDVAGSFAKADIEYLASRHIIYGVTDTKFDPLGNITRAQFCALVARALNLQASSSAPSFKDVSGSYWAAKEIQAAAQAGIVKGYTDGTFKPDQFINREQLAAMVARALVYSGGGTLPAPEQAKTILNRFQDQNRITSGLAREVALAADRGIVL